The Roseovarius indicus genome has a segment encoding these proteins:
- a CDS encoding IclR family transcriptional regulator, which produces MSSDAPEETSGDKPLERYLRVLEFVSGLSDGATANEIATHLNLPKPTVHRLVRALTASGALKLSEEAPLKYVLGRRILGLLHAGATASWLSSMSKPILEKFAAQSGAAWFVAELKDGKIQSICFAAPNTEVQAYVIPGAPVVPHAGASGKAILAHLSPAERKSLLGARLTRLTDATIVEKAELDRHLEEVRRRNLAICDEEDLEGFAAIASALVTDNYPVKFAICVTGTRRRILGDARQELEAMAQSGAASLSAMLEIRLRGELNPESVLQ; this is translated from the coding sequence GTGAGCAGTGACGCACCCGAAGAAACATCTGGCGACAAACCACTGGAACGTTACCTCCGGGTGCTCGAGTTTGTATCGGGGCTTTCTGACGGTGCAACCGCGAATGAAATCGCCACGCACCTGAATCTTCCGAAACCAACCGTGCACCGACTGGTGCGCGCACTGACCGCGTCTGGCGCTTTGAAACTGTCAGAAGAGGCACCGCTCAAATACGTGCTTGGGCGCCGCATACTGGGCCTCCTCCATGCGGGCGCCACGGCATCCTGGCTCAGCAGCATGAGCAAGCCGATATTGGAAAAGTTTGCGGCCCAAAGCGGCGCCGCCTGGTTCGTGGCTGAACTGAAAGACGGAAAGATCCAGAGCATCTGCTTCGCCGCCCCGAATACCGAGGTGCAAGCCTACGTCATCCCGGGTGCCCCTGTCGTGCCTCACGCCGGTGCCAGCGGCAAAGCCATTCTCGCGCATCTCTCCCCGGCAGAGCGTAAATCCCTGCTCGGCGCCCGTTTGACCCGACTAACCGACGCAACGATTGTCGAGAAAGCAGAGCTTGACCGCCACCTCGAAGAGGTCCGCCGAAGGAACCTCGCGATCTGTGACGAGGAAGACCTTGAGGGTTTCGCCGCGATCGCATCCGCGCTTGTAACCGACAATTACCCGGTGAAGTTCGCGATCTGTGTCACCGGCACGCGAAGACGCATTCTCGGTGACGCACGGCAGGAACTGGAAGCCATGGCGCAAAGCGGCGCAGCAAGTCTGTCCGCCATGCTCGAAATCCGGCTGCGCGGTGAACTGAACCCCGAATCCGTCCTCCAATAG
- a CDS encoding NAD(P)/FAD-dependent oxidoreductase has protein sequence MSSDFLQEPYWWTSAPPEDHSDGFPDSTDVLIVGSGVTGTSAAYHLARLGHQSDVIDANLIGSGAVRRNAGFLSRTLKKTFTTLAKSHGAGFADAAFKEVNHAFDFVTSLIQELGIDCALEPSGRLVMATSPAHLGKMIGTFDDLHRQFGTPYEVIPEADIHREVGTSHYHGAVLIPGLTKFHPGLFHSGFVARARSAGARFHAHTKLESLKQTGNGFMAHTTRGTIRARRVLIATNGYNDTEMPWLKPRLAPFSGHMLATEELSPQLLQRLLPTNRGCTDSNTNLDYFHLAPGENRLLFGGRTGANPENPLDMAWYLHRRMCRVFPELEDVRVSRLWSGKCAGTYDLMPHVGERNGLFFASGYNFAGTPIGALFGKKVADAVATGKAVDSIFATTRMPRFPLPVRRCGGVRIVMTYLDVKDWLIARGIL, from the coding sequence TTGAGCAGCGACTTCCTGCAGGAACCCTACTGGTGGACGTCCGCCCCACCAGAGGACCATTCAGATGGCTTTCCCGACTCCACGGATGTTCTGATCGTCGGAAGCGGCGTAACCGGAACAAGTGCCGCCTATCACTTGGCGCGGCTTGGGCACCAGTCCGACGTCATCGACGCAAACTTGATCGGCAGCGGAGCAGTAAGGCGCAACGCCGGATTTCTCAGTCGAACGTTGAAGAAGACATTCACGACCCTCGCCAAATCCCACGGCGCAGGTTTCGCGGACGCCGCCTTCAAGGAGGTCAATCATGCCTTTGATTTCGTAACCTCATTGATCCAGGAACTGGGGATCGACTGTGCCTTGGAACCCTCGGGTCGTCTGGTCATGGCGACCTCCCCCGCTCACCTGGGCAAGATGATCGGCACATTCGACGATCTGCATCGCCAATTCGGAACACCATACGAGGTGATCCCGGAAGCCGACATCCACCGCGAGGTCGGCACGAGCCATTACCACGGTGCCGTATTGATCCCCGGCCTCACCAAGTTTCACCCCGGTCTATTTCATTCCGGTTTCGTCGCTCGTGCCCGAAGCGCCGGGGCGCGGTTTCACGCCCATACGAAGCTGGAAAGCCTGAAGCAAACCGGGAACGGTTTCATGGCCCACACAACGCGTGGAACCATTCGGGCGCGCCGAGTGCTCATCGCAACCAATGGCTATAACGACACCGAAATGCCATGGTTGAAGCCGCGCCTGGCGCCTTTCAGCGGCCACATGCTCGCCACCGAAGAACTTTCGCCGCAACTCCTCCAGCGCCTGCTGCCGACGAACAGAGGATGCACCGACAGCAACACCAATCTCGATTACTTTCACCTGGCGCCGGGCGAGAACCGGCTGTTGTTCGGCGGCCGAACCGGTGCGAACCCGGAAAACCCCTTGGACATGGCCTGGTATCTGCACCGAAGAATGTGCCGGGTTTTTCCCGAACTCGAAGATGTCAGGGTCAGTCGCCTATGGTCCGGCAAATGTGCAGGCACGTATGACCTGATGCCCCATGTGGGAGAAAGAAATGGGCTGTTCTTCGCATCCGGCTACAACTTTGCAGGTACGCCGATCGGCGCGCTCTTTGGCAAGAAGGTTGCCGATGCCGTGGCAACCGGGAAAGCGGTGGATTCGATCTTCGCCACGACCAGGATGCCCCGCTTTCCCCTACCCGTTCGTCGTTGCGGCGGCGTCAGAATTGTGATGACTTATCTGGACGTGAAGGATTGGTTGATCGCGCGAGGAATTTTGTGA
- a CDS encoding maleate cis-trans isomerase family protein, with translation MSEKMFKPDGNGRRARIGILEAHLDPVPESEMRMLTPPGVSIHTTRVPYGLNGGSSETVDRESAESYVAPPKIDEAVGLLAALRPNAIVHAFTSSSYLLGKEADLALRDRLTDAGGGIPIVIQALAIVDALKALGASRIALFHPPWYQEDVDALGVEYFQSLGLDVVQHGVAKIESEFCDAKSQDVYTWCTEQTCDAAQAVVLGGAGFRSIGAIDAIEQTLDRPAVTGNQATFWRALHYADIHDAVPGYGRLFLRRPA, from the coding sequence ATGAGCGAAAAAATGTTCAAGCCGGATGGAAATGGTCGCAGGGCACGTATCGGAATTTTGGAGGCACATCTCGATCCGGTGCCAGAGTCGGAAATGCGCATGCTCACACCTCCCGGCGTGTCCATCCACACCACCCGGGTTCCGTACGGCCTGAACGGGGGTTCCTCGGAAACGGTCGACCGGGAAAGCGCGGAATCCTATGTCGCGCCGCCGAAAATCGATGAAGCGGTGGGGCTGTTGGCCGCGCTTCGACCCAACGCGATCGTTCACGCGTTCACGTCAAGCAGCTATCTTCTCGGCAAGGAGGCCGATCTCGCCCTGCGGGACCGGCTGACGGACGCCGGCGGTGGCATACCGATCGTCATTCAGGCGTTGGCCATTGTCGACGCGCTCAAGGCACTGGGCGCCTCCAGGATCGCTCTCTTCCACCCGCCCTGGTACCAGGAAGATGTCGACGCGCTCGGTGTTGAGTACTTCCAGTCCCTCGGCCTTGATGTCGTTCAACATGGAGTTGCGAAAATCGAAAGCGAATTCTGCGATGCCAAGTCCCAGGATGTGTACACATGGTGCACCGAACAGACCTGTGACGCCGCCCAGGCGGTGGTTCTCGGCGGCGCCGGCTTCCGCTCTATCGGGGCGATCGATGCCATCGAACAAACTCTTGACCGGCCAGCGGTGACAGGCAACCAGGCGACATTCTGGCGCGCCCTGCACTATGCAGACATTCATGATGCCGTACCCGGATATGGAAGGCTGTTTCTCAGGCGCCCAGCCTGA